In Bythopirellula goksoeyrii, a single window of DNA contains:
- a CDS encoding phosphotransferase enzyme family protein yields MTPKIEVAEIAPLLSHWGIEPLELKAVPGGLSGARIWRVSHEGHEYCLRCWPVNHPSPDQLRTIHQLIEHVRHLGITSVPKPYRTLTGNTFLSNGGHLWELTAWLAGQPLGSHSSNEQQRIAACETLARFHLAAASFGPANLGVKREPAPGLLRRRDLLAELLQGRLAELFQAVHDEPRSPTRETLLELLSRIERILPGATATVEHCASIPLPLQWCLRDVHPGNVLVIGTQVTGIVDFGAVAIDSVAGDIARLVGGLQCERADRQKCFSAYARLRPLTNDELRSIAAFHVGGLILSATNWIRWICIEHTVSLANTTQARLEELLRQITLIGDWNMQ; encoded by the coding sequence TTGACGCCGAAAATCGAAGTTGCAGAAATAGCTCCACTCCTCAGCCACTGGGGAATTGAGCCGCTTGAACTGAAAGCCGTTCCAGGGGGCCTCAGCGGAGCAAGAATCTGGCGAGTATCGCATGAAGGGCATGAATACTGCCTACGATGCTGGCCAGTAAATCATCCTTCTCCGGACCAATTGCGGACCATCCATCAACTAATAGAACATGTCAGGCATCTAGGGATAACCAGCGTCCCCAAGCCCTACAGAACCCTCACAGGAAATACCTTTCTTTCAAATGGGGGCCACCTCTGGGAACTCACTGCCTGGCTTGCTGGCCAACCACTCGGGAGTCACTCTTCAAACGAGCAACAACGCATTGCGGCCTGCGAAACACTTGCTAGGTTTCACCTGGCGGCTGCGAGCTTTGGACCCGCGAATCTCGGCGTCAAACGTGAACCCGCACCAGGGCTTCTCCGACGCCGGGATCTCCTCGCAGAGTTGCTTCAGGGCCGATTGGCCGAACTGTTTCAGGCAGTTCATGATGAACCTCGTTCGCCCACACGCGAGACACTTCTCGAGTTACTCTCTCGAATCGAGCGTATCCTGCCTGGAGCGACTGCTACCGTTGAACATTGCGCCAGTATTCCCCTCCCCTTGCAGTGGTGTCTCCGTGATGTGCATCCTGGCAATGTGCTGGTTATTGGCACTCAGGTCACGGGGATCGTCGACTTTGGAGCAGTCGCGATCGACTCGGTCGCCGGAGATATTGCCCGACTGGTTGGGGGTCTCCAGTGCGAGAGAGCGGACCGTCAAAAGTGCTTCAGTGCCTACGCCAGGCTTCGTCCACTAACGAACGACGAGCTGCGCTCCATCGCCGCGTTTCATGTTGGTGGTTTGATCTTATCTGCAACCAATTGGATTCGCTGGATCTGTATCGAACATACTGTATCTCTGGCCAATACTACCCAGGCCAGGCTGGAAGAACTTCTCCGCCAAATCACTCTGATTGGTGACTGGAATATGCAGTAA
- a CDS encoding P-II family nitrogen regulator, giving the protein MKLIIAVIQPIKLESVQQALRRLGVTRLTICDAMGFARQRGQTETYRGSEYATNLLRKISLEIAVNDDFVERTVECLAQQCRTSAEGNIGDGKIFVLPMEESIQVSDGTRGPGAI; this is encoded by the coding sequence ATGAAACTAATTATTGCAGTTATTCAGCCGATCAAACTGGAATCGGTCCAGCAAGCGCTCAGGCGGCTCGGTGTGACACGGCTAACCATCTGCGATGCAATGGGCTTTGCTCGTCAGCGCGGCCAAACCGAGACCTATCGCGGCAGCGAATACGCCACCAATCTGCTACGAAAAATATCATTGGAAATTGCCGTCAACGATGATTTTGTCGAGCGCACGGTCGAATGTTTGGCGCAGCAATGCCGTACGAGCGCGGAAGGAAACATCGGCGACGGGAAAATTTTTGTGCTGCCGATGGAAGAATCGATTCAGGTGAGCGATGGAACACGCGGACCAGGGGCGATTTAA
- a CDS encoding DNA gyrase inhibitor YacG, translating into MGTAHQSRTTINFVGDALPTCTMQCPICNSQFEPSETTAMPFCSNRCRQIDMGRWLEEGYSLPHVPDPEDDEVPDDDTLLN; encoded by the coding sequence GTGGGCACCGCCCACCAATCAAGGACTACGATCAATTTCGTGGGCGATGCCCTCCCTACATGCACCATGCAATGCCCTATCTGCAACTCGCAATTCGAGCCGTCTGAAACTACGGCCATGCCCTTCTGCAGCAATCGCTGTCGCCAAATCGACATGGGCCGCTGGCTCGAAGAGGGCTACTCCTTGCCTCACGTCCCCGATCCCGAAGACGATGAAGTCCCGGACGACGATACTCTGCTGAACTAG
- a CDS encoding FmdB family zinc ribbon protein yields MPTYDYLCDGCGHEFELFQSINESVKRKCPECKKPKLRRLFGTGAAVVFKGSGFYQTDYRSESYKSGAEKDKPPGDAASATGDKKTKSEPKTSESKTETPKKKTKKDS; encoded by the coding sequence ATGCCAACCTACGACTATCTCTGCGACGGCTGTGGCCACGAGTTTGAACTGTTTCAGTCCATCAACGAATCAGTGAAACGTAAGTGCCCCGAGTGCAAGAAACCCAAACTCCGCCGCCTCTTCGGGACGGGCGCCGCCGTAGTATTCAAAGGCTCAGGCTTCTATCAAACCGATTACCGTAGCGAGTCGTATAAATCCGGCGCCGAAAAAGACAAACCGCCCGGCGACGCCGCATCAGCGACCGGCGACAAAAAAACCAAGTCTGAACCAAAGACCAGCGAATCCAAGACAGAAACTCCCAAGAAGAAAACAAAGAAGGATTCGTAG
- the grpE gene encoding nucleotide exchange factor GrpE, with the protein MAVKPSPEDSQKANSDVEELQDEAIADMNFEEAESSEAAELAAEKDRVLRLQADMENLRARTTRELNEQQRYAAMPILRDLLPVVDNIERAIEAAEKSGEAKSLLDGFKLVHQQLLTLLAQHHCKPIEAMAEPFDPQIHAAILQQPNEEIPAQHVAHVAQVGYLLHDRVVRPAQVIISTGPAS; encoded by the coding sequence ATGGCGGTAAAACCATCCCCTGAAGATAGTCAAAAGGCGAACTCGGACGTCGAAGAGTTGCAAGACGAAGCGATCGCTGACATGAATTTCGAAGAAGCCGAGAGCAGCGAAGCCGCTGAGTTGGCTGCCGAGAAGGACCGAGTCCTCCGTTTGCAGGCTGACATGGAAAACCTGCGGGCCCGCACGACACGTGAACTCAACGAACAACAGCGTTACGCGGCCATGCCCATCCTCCGCGATCTGCTGCCTGTGGTCGACAACATCGAACGTGCCATCGAGGCCGCTGAGAAATCAGGGGAAGCTAAATCTCTGCTCGACGGATTCAAATTGGTCCATCAACAACTGCTGACCCTGCTTGCGCAGCATCATTGCAAACCAATTGAAGCCATGGCTGAACCCTTCGATCCGCAAATTCACGCCGCAATCCTGCAACAACCCAACGAAGAAATCCCCGCCCAGCACGTTGCCCACGTTGCCCAAGTCGGCTACCTGCTGCACGACCGAGTCGTTCGCCCCGCACAAGTCATTATCTCGACGGGGCCCGCAAGCTGA
- the dnaJ gene encoding molecular chaperone DnaJ — translation MTEKRCYYEVLQVERTASTGEIATAYRKLAVTYHPDKNPGDQEAIDRFKEASEAFEVLHDPDKRARYDRFGHAGMNGQGGAGHFSDVEDIFSAFGDIFGDLFGGGRSRRSRVRKGRDVRCTVTLTLQEAAQGVRKKVEFQRHEPCDTCEGSGATKGSKREKCSYCGGQGQVIQQAGIIRVQTTCPACQGEGSSITSPCKSCRGTGQRLKSVEAEVQIPAGVDEGMQVRITGQGEPSPNGGPSGDCYCFVSVLQHPLFEREGRHLICRIPITYSQAALGCTLEVPTLSGPGTVDVPRGTQSGDVFRMEGEGLPDPRIAGLGDLLVQVNIEVPKKLTDDEERLLRELAEIEHKNVAPERKGFFDKVKEYFKHETVDS, via the coding sequence ATGACCGAGAAGCGATGCTATTACGAAGTGCTGCAAGTCGAGCGAACGGCCTCTACTGGGGAGATCGCCACGGCCTACCGCAAGCTCGCCGTTACTTACCACCCGGACAAGAACCCGGGTGACCAAGAGGCCATCGATCGCTTCAAAGAGGCCTCCGAAGCATTTGAGGTCCTCCACGACCCGGACAAGCGCGCCCGCTATGATCGTTTCGGCCACGCTGGAATGAACGGCCAAGGCGGAGCAGGGCACTTCTCGGATGTAGAAGATATCTTCTCCGCCTTTGGCGACATCTTCGGCGACCTCTTTGGTGGCGGTCGAAGCCGCCGCAGTCGAGTTCGCAAAGGGCGAGACGTGCGATGCACGGTGACCCTTACCTTGCAGGAAGCTGCTCAGGGTGTCCGCAAAAAGGTTGAGTTTCAGCGACACGAACCTTGCGATACGTGCGAAGGATCGGGAGCCACTAAGGGAAGCAAACGAGAAAAGTGTTCCTACTGTGGAGGTCAGGGACAAGTCATCCAGCAGGCTGGCATCATCCGTGTCCAGACAACGTGTCCGGCATGCCAGGGTGAAGGCTCGTCGATCACTTCTCCCTGCAAGTCATGCCGTGGGACAGGACAACGACTCAAGTCCGTCGAGGCTGAGGTTCAGATCCCCGCGGGAGTCGACGAGGGGATGCAGGTACGCATCACAGGGCAGGGCGAGCCAAGCCCCAATGGAGGGCCTTCCGGCGATTGCTACTGTTTTGTCTCAGTTCTCCAGCATCCGTTGTTTGAACGGGAAGGCCGACACCTGATCTGCCGAATTCCCATCACGTATTCGCAGGCGGCTCTAGGGTGTACATTAGAAGTCCCAACTCTGAGTGGCCCCGGCACGGTGGATGTGCCGCGGGGGACTCAATCGGGCGACGTATTCCGCATGGAAGGGGAAGGCCTCCCCGATCCTCGTATTGCTGGACTCGGCGACCTGTTGGTGCAGGTGAACATCGAGGTTCCCAAGAAACTCACCGACGACGAAGAACGGCTCTTGAGAGAACTGGCCGAAATCGAGCACAAGAACGTTGCTCCTGAGCGCAAAGGTTTCTTCGACAAAGTTAAAGAGTATTTCAAACACGAAACAGTGGACTCATAA
- the groL gene encoding chaperonin GroEL (60 kDa chaperone family; promotes refolding of misfolded polypeptides especially under stressful conditions; forms two stacked rings of heptamers to form a barrel-shaped 14mer; ends can be capped by GroES; misfolded proteins enter the barrel where they are refolded when GroES binds), which yields MAKQLMFEDQARSKLLRGVDKLADAVAVTMGPTGRNVIINKSFGGPTVTKDGVTVSKEIELEDPFENMGAKLVHEVADKTSSIAGDGTTTATVLARAILKEGTRNVVAGSNPMAVQRGIRKAVDAAVEYLDSISKSVTSKEQIAQVGSISANSDRVIGDLLADAMEKVGKDGVITVEEGRSMETTLELVEGMQFDKGFLSPYFINQTADMECVLEDAVILIHEKKISNLRDLLPILEQVSQKAKPLLIIAEDVEGEALAALVVNKLRGVLNICAVKAPGFGDRRKAMLSDIATLTGGTLISEDLGMKLENITLEQLGRAKKITVSKENTTLVQGAGSKADVSKRIDQIRKSIEASTSDYDREKLQERLAKLTGGVAIISVGASSEADMKQKKARVEDALHATRAAVEEGILPGGGVALLRAKDAVAAAKSSAKGDEKIGVEIVLSVLDAPIKQIADNCGLDGSVIADELLRKPQNTGYDANKGEYVDMIKAGIIDPTKVVKTALSNAASISGLLLTTEALVTNYDPKEDDKRGVVGSIR from the coding sequence GTGGCTAAGCAATTAATGTTCGAAGATCAGGCCCGGAGCAAACTGCTTCGCGGCGTTGATAAACTGGCCGACGCCGTCGCCGTGACGATGGGGCCCACCGGCCGCAATGTGATCATCAACAAGTCCTTCGGTGGTCCGACCGTCACCAAAGACGGCGTGACCGTCAGCAAGGAAATCGAACTCGAAGATCCGTTCGAGAACATGGGTGCCAAGCTCGTGCATGAGGTCGCCGACAAGACCTCCTCGATCGCTGGCGATGGCACGACTACCGCTACCGTGTTGGCCCGGGCGATCCTCAAAGAGGGAACTCGCAACGTGGTTGCCGGCAGCAATCCGATGGCCGTCCAACGCGGCATCCGTAAGGCTGTCGACGCCGCCGTCGAATATCTCGATTCCATCTCCAAGAGCGTGACTAGCAAGGAGCAAATCGCTCAGGTGGGCTCCATCAGTGCTAACAGTGACCGTGTGATTGGCGACCTCTTGGCCGACGCCATGGAAAAGGTTGGTAAAGATGGCGTGATCACGGTCGAAGAAGGCCGCTCGATGGAAACTACGCTTGAGTTGGTCGAGGGCATGCAATTCGACAAGGGCTTCCTCTCGCCCTATTTCATCAACCAAACCGCCGACATGGAATGCGTGCTCGAAGATGCTGTCATCCTGATCCATGAAAAGAAAATCAGTAACCTCCGCGACTTGCTGCCGATCCTCGAACAGGTCAGCCAGAAGGCCAAGCCGCTGTTGATCATTGCTGAAGACGTCGAAGGCGAAGCCTTGGCCGCTTTGGTCGTGAACAAGCTCCGCGGCGTTCTCAATATTTGTGCCGTCAAGGCCCCTGGATTTGGTGATCGCCGCAAGGCGATGCTGAGCGATATCGCTACCCTCACAGGTGGCACGCTCATCAGCGAAGACCTCGGCATGAAGCTTGAGAACATTACGCTGGAACAACTTGGTCGTGCCAAGAAAATTACCGTCTCGAAAGAGAACACGACCCTCGTTCAAGGTGCTGGCAGCAAGGCTGATGTTTCCAAGCGTATCGATCAGATTCGCAAGTCGATTGAGGCTTCCACAAGCGATTACGATCGCGAAAAGCTGCAAGAGCGGCTTGCCAAGCTCACCGGTGGAGTGGCTATCATCTCGGTTGGTGCGAGCAGTGAAGCCGACATGAAGCAGAAAAAGGCTCGCGTGGAAGATGCCCTGCACGCGACCCGTGCTGCCGTGGAAGAAGGAATTCTCCCTGGCGGTGGCGTTGCTCTGCTCCGTGCGAAAGATGCAGTCGCTGCGGCTAAGAGCAGTGCAAAAGGTGATGAGAAAATAGGCGTCGAGATCGTGCTCAGCGTACTCGATGCCCCCATCAAGCAGATCGCCGACAACTGTGGGTTGGACGGCAGCGTGATCGCCGACGAACTGCTTCGCAAGCCGCAAAACACCGGCTACGACGCGAACAAGGGTGAGTACGTCGACATGATCAAGGCTGGCATCATCGACCCAACCAAGGTCGTGAAAACGGCTCTGTCCAACGCGGCCAGCATCAGCGGGCTGTTGCTCACGACAGAAGCTCTGGTCACCAACTACGATCCCAAGGAAGACGACAAGCGTGGAGTGGTCGGCAGCATCCGCTAG
- the groES gene encoding co-chaperone GroES, whose product MAKIKLRPLDDRVVVEPSEAEEVTAGGIVLPDAAQEKPQRGKVVAVGGGKLLDSGKRGELSVTIGDEVIYGKYGGSDVEVDGLELKILRESDILAKVV is encoded by the coding sequence ATGGCCAAAATCAAATTGCGTCCGCTCGATGACCGCGTTGTTGTTGAGCCCAGCGAAGCCGAAGAAGTAACCGCCGGGGGCATCGTGCTGCCGGACGCCGCCCAGGAAAAGCCACAACGTGGTAAAGTCGTCGCCGTAGGCGGTGGCAAACTACTCGACAGCGGCAAGCGTGGCGAGCTCTCCGTCACCATCGGCGACGAGGTCATCTACGGTAAGTATGGTGGGTCCGACGTCGAAGTCGACGGCCTGGAACTCAAGATCCTGCGCGAGAGCGATATCCTGGCAAAGGTAGTTTAG
- the groL gene encoding chaperonin GroEL (60 kDa chaperone family; promotes refolding of misfolded polypeptides especially under stressful conditions; forms two stacked rings of heptamers to form a barrel-shaped 14mer; ends can be capped by GroES; misfolded proteins enter the barrel where they are refolded when GroES binds) has product MLFEEEARKPLQAGVEKLARAVRSTLGPRGRNAVLDKGWGSPKVTKDGVTVAEDIELDDAFENLGAQLVKEAASKTNDVAGDGTTTATVLAEGIFREGIKMLAAGADAMALSRGIAKAVEAVSTAIGKLAEPVDVSNKKSLQQVATIAGNNDPSIGAVLAEAFAKVGKDGVITVEEGKSNETSVEVVEGMQFDRGFLSPHFVNNEDDQSVEFENCLVLVYEEKISNAKALVPLLEAVSKASKPLLILAEDVEGEALATLVVNKMRGIVNVCAVKAPGYGDRRKAMLGDIATLTGATAIFKDLGIKLDAIQLSDLGKCRKIIIKSDNTTMVGGGGKKDDIVARADQIRREIETTDSDYDREKLQERLAKLAGGVAQINCGAATETEMKERKALLEDARAATQAALAEGIVAGGGVALLRSEKALDKLKLEGDEGLGVEIIRRVLDYPLRYIAENSGVDGAVVVNNVRHSKGKNEGYNADKDTYCDLVEAGIIDPAKVVRTSLQNAASVASLLLTTDSLIVNAPQEDEPAGGDHHDHGMGGMGGMGGGMPGMGGMGGMGGMPGMM; this is encoded by the coding sequence ATGCTATTTGAGGAAGAAGCCCGCAAGCCCCTGCAAGCCGGCGTTGAGAAACTCGCCCGGGCAGTTCGTAGCACCCTCGGCCCCCGGGGCCGCAATGCCGTGCTCGACAAAGGGTGGGGCTCGCCCAAGGTGACTAAGGACGGCGTGACCGTCGCCGAGGACATCGAACTGGACGATGCCTTTGAGAATCTCGGTGCCCAGCTTGTGAAGGAAGCCGCCAGCAAGACTAACGATGTCGCTGGCGATGGCACGACCACTGCTACTGTGCTGGCCGAGGGAATCTTCCGCGAGGGCATCAAAATGCTGGCCGCGGGTGCGGATGCGATGGCCCTGAGCCGTGGCATCGCCAAGGCTGTCGAGGCAGTATCCACTGCGATTGGCAAACTCGCAGAACCTGTTGACGTCTCCAACAAGAAAAGCCTCCAGCAGGTCGCCACGATCGCAGGCAATAATGACCCGTCGATTGGTGCAGTGCTCGCCGAGGCTTTTGCCAAGGTCGGCAAGGATGGCGTGATTACGGTCGAAGAAGGCAAAAGCAACGAGACCAGCGTCGAGGTCGTCGAGGGAATGCAGTTCGATCGCGGTTTCTTGTCGCCCCACTTTGTCAACAACGAAGATGATCAGTCCGTCGAATTCGAAAACTGTCTCGTGTTGGTCTATGAGGAAAAAATCTCTAACGCCAAGGCTTTGGTTCCTCTTCTGGAAGCCGTTTCCAAGGCGAGCAAGCCACTTTTGATTCTCGCTGAAGATGTTGAAGGCGAAGCCCTGGCTACGTTGGTCGTGAACAAGATGCGCGGCATTGTTAATGTCTGTGCCGTGAAAGCCCCCGGCTATGGCGATCGTCGCAAAGCGATGCTGGGCGATATCGCTACGCTCACCGGTGCGACTGCCATTTTCAAGGACCTTGGCATCAAACTCGATGCCATCCAGCTTTCCGACCTGGGCAAGTGTCGCAAGATCATCATCAAGAGCGACAACACGACCATGGTCGGCGGTGGCGGCAAGAAGGACGACATTGTCGCGCGTGCGGATCAAATCCGCCGCGAGATTGAAACCACCGACAGTGACTACGACCGTGAGAAGTTGCAGGAGCGACTGGCGAAGCTAGCCGGTGGTGTGGCCCAAATCAACTGCGGTGCCGCCACGGAAACAGAAATGAAAGAGCGCAAAGCTCTCTTGGAAGATGCCCGTGCCGCCACCCAGGCAGCTCTTGCTGAAGGAATCGTTGCCGGCGGCGGTGTCGCCCTGTTGCGTAGTGAAAAGGCTCTCGACAAGCTGAAGCTTGAGGGAGACGAAGGACTCGGCGTCGAGATCATTCGCCGTGTACTCGATTACCCCTTGCGGTACATCGCCGAGAACTCCGGCGTCGATGGTGCCGTGGTCGTCAACAATGTCCGTCATTCCAAGGGTAAGAACGAGGGCTACAACGCCGACAAGGATACCTACTGCGACCTGGTCGAAGCGGGCATCATCGATCCTGCCAAGGTAGTTCGCACCTCGCTGCAGAATGCTGCGAGTGTCGCATCGCTGCTGCTGACCACTGATTCGCTAATCGTAAACGCCCCTCAGGAAGATGAGCCAGCCGGTGGCGATCACCATGACCACGGTATGGGTGGCATGGGCGGAATGGGTGGCGGCATGCCTGGCATGGGCGGAATGGGTGGCATGGGTGGCATGCCCGGAATGATGTAG
- a CDS encoding type II toxin-antitoxin system RelE/ParE family toxin, which yields MMRLIFTEGALADFESILNYIAKDNQSAAVRFGEGLIETCELLEKIPELGVKKKRSQARLTTLHLSRLWSLLPY from the coding sequence ATGATGCGATTGATCTTCACCGAGGGGGCCTTGGCAGATTTTGAGAGCATTCTCAACTATATCGCCAAAGACAACCAATCCGCAGCCGTTCGATTTGGCGAGGGATTGATCGAGACTTGTGAACTACTGGAAAAGATTCCGGAGCTAGGGGTCAAAAAAAAACGATCTCAAGCTAGGCTTACGACTCTTCACTTATCGCGGTTATGGTCTCTATTACCGTATTGA
- a CDS encoding GNAT family N-acetyltransferase has product MIRSEEPEDLQAIHTVHVASFPTNAEAQLVDLLREADRLSVSLVAEADSLVVGHIAFSPVTVESGEVGAGLAPIAVIESYRKQGVAAELVRAGLQACRENGFGWVVVLGEPGYYARCGFQPATEFGLSDEYGGGVAFQVVELVEGSLPVGDGLVKYAPEFASLG; this is encoded by the coding sequence ATGATTCGTTCCGAAGAACCAGAAGATCTACAGGCAATCCATACTGTTCACGTAGCCAGCTTTCCCACCAACGCCGAGGCACAGTTGGTCGATTTGCTGAGAGAGGCTGATCGACTCTCAGTATCGCTGGTGGCGGAGGCAGATAGCTTGGTCGTCGGGCATATCGCGTTCAGTCCAGTGACGGTTGAATCTGGCGAGGTCGGCGCTGGGCTCGCTCCCATTGCCGTCATCGAGTCGTATCGAAAGCAGGGGGTCGCTGCCGAATTGGTGCGGGCAGGATTGCAGGCGTGCCGCGAGAATGGCTTCGGCTGGGTTGTCGTGCTGGGAGAGCCGGGTTACTACGCTCGGTGTGGATTTCAGCCAGCCACGGAGTTTGGTCTTTCGGATGAGTACGGAGGAGGTGTCGCTTTCCAGGTGGTTGAACTGGTTGAGGGCAGCCTGCCGGTTGGCGATGGGCTAGTAAAATACGCCCCAGAATTTGCGTCGCTAGGCTGA